A genomic segment from Epinephelus fuscoguttatus linkage group LG17, E.fuscoguttatus.final_Chr_v1 encodes:
- the si:ch211-171h4.5 gene encoding myelin-associated glycoprotein, whose amino-acid sequence MGVGLAAVTLLIALMQGVSCKTWDVTLPQSISGISDSCVIVPCLFTLPINEEPNIVNCSGGVWRRGSISGPIVFSADNPYNNILQGHMVGDLPKKNCTTVFHNFPKNFSDMYFFRLECKNHVKYTFGEGVNINVHPELPPPELTSVSQVSEGAQVRLQCSVPVPCSVLPPSITWLPRDNSRQEQTQMQQTTMTSTLTFIATADNHNQSISCSVTYPLTKGGSSPPSASTQRLNILYAPRDTVATLNTPVPVSEGRTVMFRCQSDANPPVSLYTWHRSDNGNLTKKAEGEMLVLQVSQEDSGVYLCEAQSQRGSQRSRPVFLEVSANTGGSECVVLLPYIMCGVLLALYILTVVVDVYKYRSICRRLKQIELKGEHTYVDLRTCSVASDYDQLQSRQPKTMPSADVPNYENPIALQAILRNQPPSKRK is encoded by the exons ATGGGTGTTGGTCTGGCAGCTGTCACTCTGCTCATCGCTCTGATGCAAG GTGTATCTTGTAAAACCTGGGATGTGACGCTGCCCCAAAGTATCTCAGGCATCAGTGACTCCTGTGTCATAGTCCCTTGTCTTTTCACGCTCCCCATCAATGAGGAACCAAACATTGTAAACTGCTCTGGTGGTGTTTGGAGGAGAGGAAGCATTTCTGGTCCTATTGTCTTCTCTGCAGACAATCCTTACAATAATATTTTACAA GGGCATATGGTCGGAGACTTGCCGAAGAAGAACTGCACTACAGTGTTCCACAATTTCCCAAAGAACTTCAGCGACATGTACTTCTTCAGGCTGGAATGTAAAAACCACGTCAAGTACACTTTCGGCGAGGGAGTCAACATTAACGTCCATCCAG AGCTGCCTCCTCCTGAGCTGACCTCTGTCAGTCAGGTGTCAGAGGGAGCCCAGGTGAGGCTCCAGTGTTCAGTCCCAGTGCCTTGCTCTGTCCTGCCCCCCTCCATCACCTGGCTTCCCCGAGACAACTCCAGGCAAGAGCAGACACAAATGCAACAG ACGACCATGACGTCCACACTGACCTTCATTGCCACAGCCGACAATCACAACCAGAGCATCTCCTGTTCTGTCACGTACCCACTGACAAAAGGGGGCAGCAGCCCGCCGTCTGCATCCACTCAAAGGCTCAACATCCTGT ATGCTCCTAGAGACACCGTAGCAACACTCAACACACCTGTTCCTGTTTCTGAGGGCCGTACTGTGATGTTTAGATGTCAGAGTGATGCCAACCCCCCTGTGAGCCTCTACACCTGGCACAGATCCGACAATGGAAAC CTGACTAAGAAGGCTGAGGGAGAAATGCTGGTCCTGCAGGTCAGCCAGGAGGACAGTGGGGTGTATCTGTGTGAAGCTCAGAGTCAGAGGGGCTCTCAGAGGTCCAGACCTGTGTTTTTGGAGGTCAGCGCTAACACAG gtgGCAGCGAGTGTGTTGTTTTACTTCCCTACATTATGTGTGGAGTGTTGTTAGCCCTCTACATCCTGACTGTTGTTGTGGATGTGTACAAGTATCGGAG TATTTGCAGGAGGCTGAAG CAGATTGAGCTGAAGGGGGAACACACCTACGTTGATCTGAGGACCTGCAGTGTCGCCTCTGACTATGACCAACTCCAG TCTCGACAGCCTAAAACGATGCCCTCTGCCGACGTTCCCAACTATGAAAACCCCATCGCCCTACAAGCCATTTTAAGAAATCAACCTCCGTCAAAACGAAAATGA